In one Nicotiana tomentosiformis chromosome 6, ASM39032v3, whole genome shotgun sequence genomic region, the following are encoded:
- the LOC104090195 gene encoding alcohol dehydrogenase 1 — translation MSSTVGQVIRCKAAVAWEAGKPLVMEEVEVAPPQKMEVRLKILYTSLCHTDVYFWEAKGQNPVFPRILGHEAAGIVESVGEGVTELAPGDHVLPVFTGECKDCAHCKSEESNMCSLLRINTDRGVMIQDGQSRFSINGKPIYHFVGTSTFSEYTVVHVGCVAKINPLAPLDKVCVLSCGISTGLGATLNVAKPTKGSSVAIFGLGAVGLAAAEGARIAGASRIIGVDLNASRFELAKKFGVTEFVNPKDHNKPIQEVIAEMTDGGVDRSVECTGHIDAMISAFECVHDGWGVAVLVGVPHKEAVFKTHPMKLLNERTLKGTFFGNYKPRSDLPSVVEKYMNKELELEKFITHKLPFAEINKAFDLMLKGEGLRCIINMED, via the exons ATGTCAAGCACTGTCGGGCAAGTCATTCGTTGCAAAG CTGCTGTGGCATGGGAGGCAGGGAAGCCATTAGTGATGGAAGAAGTGGAGGTGGCACCTCCACAAAAAATGGAAGTTCGTCTTAAGATCCTCTACACTTCTCTCTGCCATACTGATGTCTACTTCTGGGAAGCAAAG GGCCAAAATCCAGTCTTTCCTCGAATTCTTGGACATGAAGCAGCAGG GATTGTGGAGAGTGTTGGAGAGGGAGTAACAGAACTTGCACCAGGAGACCATGTTTTGCCTGTGTTCACAGGGGAATGTAAAGATTGTGCTCACTGCAAATCGGAAGAAAGCAATATGTGTAGCCTCTTAAGGATTAACACTGATAGGGGAGTAATGATTCAAGATGGACAATCAAGATTTTCCATAAATGGAAAGCCTATTTACCATTTTGTTGGGACTTCTACCTTTAGTGAGTACACTGTGGTTCATGTTGGTTGTGTTGCTAAAATCAACCCCCTTGCTCCTCTTGACAAAGTTTGTGTCCTCAGTTGTGGAATCTCTACAG GTCTTGGTGCAACTTTGAATGTGGCTAAACCAACAAAAGGATCAAGTGTGGCTATATTTGGACTGGGGGCTGTAGGCCTTGCT GCTGCAGAAGGAGCAAGAATTGCTGGTGCTTCAAGGATAATTGGTGTTGATTTAAATGCTAGCAGATTTGAGTTAG CTAAGAAATTTGGTGTGACAGAGTTTGTGAATCCTAAGGATCATAATAAACCAATTCAAGAG GTAATTGCTGAGATGACTGATGGCGGAGTAGACAGGAGTGTGGAATGTACAGGCCACATTGATGCTATGATTTCAGCATTTGAATGTGTCCATGAT GGTTGGGGAGTGGCTGTTCTTGTTGGAGTACCACATAAAGAAGCTGTATTCAAGACACACCCTATGAAGTTGTTGAATGAAAGGACTCTCAAGGGGACATTCTTTGGAAACTACAAGCCCCGTTCTGATCTTCCTTCTGTCGTCGAGAAATACATGAACAAGGAACTTGAATTGGAGAAGTTCATCACTCACAAACTCCCATTTGCTGAAATCAACAAGGCATTTGATTTAATGTTGAAGGGAGAAGGCCTTCGTTGCATCATCAACATGGAGGACTAA